The following are from one region of the Escherichia sp. E4742 genome:
- the napA gene encoding periplasmic nitrate reductase subunit alpha has translation MKLSRRSFMKANAVAAAAAAAGLSVPGVARAVVGQQEAIKWDKAPCRFCGTGCGVLVGTQQGRVVACQGDPDAPVNRGLNCIKGYFLPKIMYGKDRLTQPLLRMKNGKYDKEGEFTPITWDQAFDVMEEKFKTALKEKGPESIGMFGSGQWTIWEGYAASKLFKAGFRSNNIDPNARHCMASAVVGFMRTFGMDEPMGCYDDIEQADAFVLWGANMAEMHPILWSRITNRRLSNQNVTVAVLSTYQHRSFELADNGIIFTPQSDLVILNYIANYIIQNNAINQDFFSKHVNLRKGATDIGYGLRPTHPLEKAAKNPGSDASEPMSFEDYKAFVAEYTLEKTAEMTGVPKDQLEQLAQLYADPNKKVISYWTMGFNQHTRGVWANNLVYNLHLLTGKISQPGCGPFSLTGQPSACGTAREVGTFAHRLPADMVVTNEKHRDICEKKWNIPSGTIPAKIGLHAVAQDRALKDGKLNVYWTMCTNNMQAGPNINEERMPGWRDPRNFIIVSDPYPTVSALAADLILPTAMWVEKEGAYGNAERRTQFWRQQVQAPGEAKSDLWQLVQFSRRFKTEEVWPEELLAKKPELRGKTLYEVLYATPEVSKFPVSELAEDQLNDESRELGFYLQKGLFEEYAWFGRGHGHDLAPFDDYHKARGLRWPVVNGKETQWRYSEGNDPYVKAGEGYKFYGKPDGKAVIFALPFEPAAEAPDEEYDLWLSTGRVLEHWHTGSMTRRVPELHRAFPEAVLFIHPLDAKARDLRRGDKVKVVSRRGEVISIVETRGRNRPPQGLVYMPFFDAAQLVNKLTLDATDPLSKETDFKKCAVKLEKV, from the coding sequence ATGAAACTCAGTCGTCGTAGCTTTATGAAAGCTAACGCCGTTGCGGCCGCTGCGGCGGCTGCCGGTCTCAGCGTGCCGGGCGTTGCCCGCGCCGTTGTTGGTCAGCAGGAAGCCATTAAATGGGATAAAGCGCCGTGCCGTTTCTGCGGTACCGGTTGCGGTGTTCTGGTCGGAACGCAGCAGGGGCGTGTGGTGGCCTGTCAGGGCGACCCGGATGCACCGGTTAACCGTGGCCTGAACTGCATTAAGGGCTATTTCCTGCCCAAAATCATGTACGGTAAAGACCGTTTGACGCAGCCGCTTCTGCGTATGAAAAACGGTAAATATGACAAAGAAGGCGAATTTACCCCAATCACCTGGGATCAGGCCTTCGATGTGATGGAAGAGAAATTCAAAACCGCCCTGAAAGAAAAAGGGCCGGAATCGATCGGTATGTTCGGTTCTGGTCAATGGACTATCTGGGAAGGTTATGCCGCCTCCAAGCTGTTTAAAGCGGGCTTCCGTTCGAACAACATCGACCCGAACGCGCGTCACTGTATGGCGTCGGCAGTAGTTGGCTTTATGCGTACCTTTGGTATGGATGAGCCGATGGGCTGCTATGACGATATCGAACAGGCTGACGCGTTTGTGCTGTGGGGCGCGAATATGGCGGAGATGCACCCGATCCTCTGGTCGCGCATCACTAACCGTCGTCTCTCTAACCAGAACGTCACCGTGGCGGTGCTTTCTACCTACCAGCATCGTAGCTTCGAGCTGGCGGATAACGGCATCATCTTTACGCCACAGTCTGACCTGGTGATCCTGAATTACATCGCCAACTATATCATTCAAAACAATGCGATAAATCAGGACTTCTTCAGCAAACACGTTAACCTGCGCAAAGGGGCGACGGACATCGGCTACGGTTTACGTCCGACCCATCCGCTGGAAAAAGCAGCGAAGAATCCGGGTTCTGACGCCTCCGAACCGATGAGCTTTGAAGATTACAAAGCCTTCGTTGCCGAATATACGCTGGAAAAAACCGCCGAAATGACTGGCGTACCAAAAGATCAGCTGGAACAGCTGGCGCAGCTGTATGCCGATCCGAACAAGAAAGTCATCTCCTACTGGACGATGGGCTTCAACCAGCATACCCGTGGCGTGTGGGCCAACAACCTGGTCTACAACCTGCACCTGCTGACCGGCAAAATTTCCCAGCCGGGTTGCGGTCCGTTCTCCCTGACCGGGCAGCCTTCCGCGTGTGGTACTGCGCGTGAAGTGGGCACCTTTGCTCACCGTCTGCCTGCGGACATGGTGGTGACTAACGAGAAACACCGTGATATCTGCGAGAAGAAGTGGAATATCCCGAGCGGCACCATTCCGGCGAAAATCGGTCTGCACGCGGTAGCACAGGACCGTGCGCTGAAAGACGGCAAGCTGAATGTTTACTGGACCATGTGTACCAACAACATGCAGGCCGGGCCGAACATTAATGAAGAGCGTATGCCGGGCTGGCGCGATCCGCGCAACTTTATCATCGTCTCCGATCCGTATCCGACAGTCAGTGCGCTGGCCGCCGACTTGATCCTGCCGACCGCAATGTGGGTAGAGAAAGAGGGCGCTTACGGTAACGCCGAACGCCGTACTCAGTTCTGGCGTCAGCAGGTGCAGGCACCAGGCGAAGCGAAATCGGATCTCTGGCAGTTAGTCCAGTTCTCCCGCCGCTTCAAAACTGAAGAAGTATGGCCGGAAGAGCTGCTGGCGAAGAAACCGGAACTGCGTGGCAAAACGCTGTACGAAGTTCTGTATGCCACCCCCGAAGTGAGCAAATTCCCGGTATCCGAACTGGCGGAAGATCAGCTGAACGATGAATCCCGCGAGCTGGGCTTCTACTTGCAAAAAGGGCTGTTCGAAGAGTACGCATGGTTTGGTCGCGGTCACGGTCACGATCTCGCGCCGTTCGATGACTACCACAAAGCGCGCGGTCTGCGCTGGCCGGTGGTGAACGGTAAAGAAACGCAGTGGCGTTACAGCGAAGGTAACGACCCGTATGTGAAAGCGGGCGAAGGCTATAAGTTCTACGGTAAACCGGATGGCAAAGCGGTGATCTTCGCGCTGCCGTTCGAACCGGCGGCGGAAGCACCGGATGAAGAGTACGACCTGTGGCTCTCTACCGGACGCGTCCTGGAGCACTGGCATACCGGCAGTATGACTCGCCGTGTGCCAGAACTGCACCGTGCCTTCCCGGAAGCGGTCCTGTTTATTCACCCGCTGGATGCGAAAGCGCGCGATCTGCGTCGTGGCGACAAAGTGAAAGTGGTTTCTCGCCGTGGCGAAGTGATCTCGATTGTCGAA
- the napD gene encoding chaperone NapD: protein MHTNWQVCSLVVQAKSERISDISTQLNAFPGCEVAVSDAPSGQLIVVVEAEDSETLIQTIESVRNVEGVLAVSLVYHQQEEQGEETP, encoded by the coding sequence ATGCACACTAACTGGCAAGTTTGCAGCCTGGTCGTTCAGGCCAAAAGCGAACGAATTTCAGACATCAGCACCCAACTGAACGCCTTTCCCGGCTGTGAAGTCGCTGTCAGCGACGCGCCAAGCGGTCAGTTGATTGTGGTGGTGGAAGCAGAAGACAGCGAAACGCTGATCCAAACCATTGAGTCAGTACGCAACGTAGAGGGCGTGCTGGCGGTGTCGCTGGTTTATCACCAGCAGGAAGAGCAAGGTGAGGAAACACCATGA
- the napF gene encoding ferredoxin-type protein NapF, with protein sequence MKIDASRRGILTGRWRKASNGIRPPWSGDESHFLTHCTRCDACINACENNILQRGAGGYPSVNFKNNECSFCYACAQACPESLFSPRHTRAWDLQFTIGDACLAYQSVECRRCQDSCEPMAIIFRPTLSGIYQPQLNSQLCNGCGACAASCPVSAITAEYLHAH encoded by the coding sequence GTGAAGATTGATGCATCCCGTCGGGGCATACTGACTGGTCGCTGGCGCAAAGCCAGTAACGGTATCCGTCCGCCCTGGTCCGGTGATGAATCTCATTTTCTGACCCATTGCACCCGCTGCGATGCCTGTATTAATGCTTGTGAAAACAACATTCTGCAACGCGGCGCGGGTGGCTATCCGAGCGTTAATTTCAAAAATAACGAGTGCAGCTTCTGTTACGCCTGCGCGCAGGCTTGCCCCGAATCGCTATTTTCTCCGCGCCACACTAGGGCCTGGGATTTGCAGTTCACCATTGGGGACGCGTGCCTGGCGTATCAGTCAGTTGAATGCCGCCGCTGTCAGGATAGCTGTGAGCCAATGGCAATTATCTTTCGCCCGACGCTCTCCGGGATCTACCAGCCGCAACTTAATAGCCAACTTTGCAACGGATGTGGAGCATGTGCAGCCAGCTGTCCGGTATCAGCCATAACTGCGGAGTATCTCCATGCACACTAA